The following are encoded together in the Thunnus thynnus chromosome 15, fThuThy2.1, whole genome shotgun sequence genome:
- the LOC137198884 gene encoding toll-like receptor 13 isoform X2, with translation MPVMGSWTPLFLQSFLLLLLPFLLYFNPSLAYSLKNCTTEYSNNVTEVWVTCIQRELTAVPDDIPQNATSLDLSSNQIFNINRTHLRGLSKLRHLHIENNCISHVDDGAFADLAKLMELEMGSNNFSNLTDNMFLGLTKLVYLSVEKNYITYISPLSFQPLINLQRVILRYNCLYQMSDIVPILQLPNLDELSLDYNTFTFFESPDLPFNKSNIRTLWLIGNQLTKFSITRDIFPCLQSVHLTVETDFKWDVPDKTFLRNLTALDLFGVEISYEMYKVMLQSVESVQELSLSYLQTLPDKSLVDIACQTPALTSLDLSLNHFVSINNTFLQSCSQLTRLDLSFNSLEELSEFSLRSMKQLRCLDLHKNSLSKVPLAIRGFSMLEILDLSVNFISELGCSDFLNLTRLTELNLNKNRISILKGCVFQDLNDLKVLNIGENEVQLFVDPFHMNLQKLEFLNFHKNNLKQLRKDNFRNLSSLRSLDLESDTFYVAHEGAFDGLDNLQTLSVTPCLFDTMIFTGMQHLENLKLHLTSSYKTKSSHQQNEPHFSKLPYLKSLVIQNNDWHHISPDLLKGLKSLEHFAAEKFFTDSPHPDTFKYTPRLISLQITNSNVSHPKPELFRPIPGLKSLDLSKNKLRSLDFLAQVDLPALSWLKLRENELMVINETVFQSLPALTYLDLFGNPFTCNCSNAGFIQWVKSNNQTQVVNAYQYACSFPVAKRGSKLLDFDIQSCWMDINFFCFISFTCLVVLTLLTSFIYHFLRWQLVYSFYLFLAFLYDSRRRKKESPHCYDAFISYNVHDEAWVYREMLPVLEGEQGWRLCLHHRDFQPGKPIIENITDAIYSSRKTICVISQRYLQSEWCSREIQMASFRLFDEQKDVLILLFLEEIPANQLSPYYRMRKLVKRHTYLSWSQAGQHTGVFWQNVRRALETRDAPTENTNLLTGPAGCSY, from the exons ATGCCAGTGATGGGAAGTTGGACTCCGTTGTTTCTACAGAGTTTCCTCCTCTTACTTCTGCCtttcttgctttattttaacCCCTCGCTGGCTTACTCATTGAAAAACTGCACTACTGAATATTCTAATAATGTGACTGAAGTTTGGGTCACATGCATTCAACGTGAACTGACTGCTGTTCCTGACGACATTCCCCAAAATGCAACATCTCTAGATCTCAGCTCCAATCAGATTTTTAATATCAACAGGACACATTTAAGAGGTTTATCAAAGCTCAGACATTTACACATTGAAAATAACTGCATTTCACATGTAGATGATGGCGCTTTTGCAGACTTGGCAAAGTTAATGGAGCTTGAAATGGGTTCAAACAACTTCTCAAACCTGACAGACAACATGTTTCTGGGGCTGACtaaattagtttatttgtctGTGGAGAAGAACTATATCACATACATCTCCCCGCTGTCCTTCCAGCCCCTGATCAACTTACAGAGAGTAATCCTGAGATATAACTGCCTATATCAAATGTCAGATATTGTGCCAATTTTACAATTACCAAACTTAGACGAACTGAGCCTTGATTATAACACGTTCACGTTTTTTGAGTCACCTGACTTGCCTTTTAACAAATCAAACATCAGGACACTGTGGTTAATTGGTAATCAACTGACAAAGTTCAGCATCACACGTGACATTTTCCCTTGTCTTCAGTCGGTCCATTTAACTGTCGAAACTGACTTTAAATGGGATGTACCTGACAAAACCTTTCTGAGGAACCTCACTGCTTTGGACTTGTTTGGGGTTGAAATTAGTTATGAGATGTATAAAGTGATGCTGCAGAGTGTTGAGTCAGTGCAAGAGCTGTCACTGAGCTACTTACAGACTTTGCCAGATAAAAGCCTGGTAGACATCGCCTGCCAAACCCCAGCTCTGACAAGTCTTGATCTGAGCTTAAATCACTTTGTCAGCATCAATAACACATTCTTGCAGTCTTGCTCTCAACTTACTAGGCTGGATTTATCATTTAATTCACTGGAAGAGCTGTCTGAGTTTTCACTGAGATCGATGAAACAGCTCAGATGTCTGGATTTACACAAAAACTCTCTCTCTAAAGTGCCGCTCGCCATCAGAGGTTTCTCCATGCTTGAAATCCTGGATCTGAGTGTCAATTTTATCAGTGAGTTAGGCTGCTCTGACTTTCTAAATTTGACAAGATTAACAGAACTCAATCTCAATAAGAATCGCATTTCAATACTCAAAGGATGTGTTTTTCAAGATTTGAACGATTTAAAAGTCCTAAATATTGGAGAAAATGAAGTTCAATTATTTGTTGATCCCTTCCACATGAATTTACAGAAACTAGAATTTTTGAATTTTCACAAGAATAATTTGAAGCAGCTCAGAAAGGACAACTTTAGGAATCTGTCTTCTCTCCGATCTTTAGATCTAGagtcagatacattttatgtTGCTCATGAGGGAGCTTTTGATGGTCTGGACAATCTTCAAACTCTTAGCGTTACACCATGTCTTTTTGATACAATGATTTTCACAGGAATGCAACACTTAGAAAATCTCAAACTACATCTCACGTCTTCCTATAAAACCAAGAGTTCTCATCAACAAAATGAACCACATTTTTCCAAATTACCTTACTTGAAGAGTCTTGTAATCCAAAATAATGACTGGCATCATATCTCGCCTGATTTGCTGAAGGGTCTGAAATCTTTAGAGCACTTTGCAGCAGAGAAATTCTTCACTGACTCACCTCATccagacacatttaaatacactCCTCGCCTGATAAGTCTTCAGATAACCAACAGTAACGTCTCACATCCAAAACCTGAACTGTTTCGGCCGATCCCAGGCCTGAAGTCTCTCGATCTGTCCAAAAACAAGCTCAGATCTTTGGATTTTCTGGCTCAGGTTGACCTGCCGGCTCTCAGCTGGTTGAAACTGAGAGAGAATGAGTTGATGGTGATCAATGAAACGGTCTTCCAGTCTCTGCCTGCACTAACATATCTGGACCTGTTTGGTAACCCTTTCACCTGTAACTGCTCTAACGCTGGCTTCATCCAATGGGTGAAGAGCAACAACCAGACACAAGTCGTTAACGCCTACCAGTATGCTTGTTCCTTTCCTGTGGCTAAACGAGGAAGCAAGCTGCTGGACTTTGACATCCAGTCCTGCTGGATGGACATTAACTTCTTCTGCTTCATTTCCTTCACTTGTCTGGTTGTGCTAACGCTCCTCACATCCTTCATCTACCACTTTCTGAGGtggcagctagtctacagcttcTACCTCTTCCTGGCCTTCCTCTAtgacagcaggaggaggaagaaggaatcTCCTCACTGCTACGACGCCTTCATCTCCTACAACGTTCATGATGAGGCCTGGGTTTACAGAGAGATGCTTCCAGTGCTGGAGGGAGAGCAGGGCTGGAGACTCTGTCTGCACCACAGAGACTTCCAACCAG GTAAGCCCATCATAGAGAACATTACAGACGCCATCTACAGCAGCAGGAAGACCATCTGTGTGATCAGCCAGCGCTACCTGCAGAGCGAGTGGTGCTCCAGAGAGATCCAGATGGCCAG CTTCCGTCTGTTTGACGAGCAGAAGGACGTGTTGATCCTGCTGTTTCTGGAGGAGATCCCGGCCAATCAGCTGTCTCCGTACTACCGTATGAGGAAGCTGGTGAAGAGACACACCTACCTGAGCTGGTCGCAGGCCGGCCAACACACGGGAGTCTTCTGGCAGAACGTACGGAGAGCTCTGGAGACGAGGGACGCTCCCACCGAGAACACCAACCTGCTGACCGGACCAGCAGGATGCTCCTACTGA
- the LOC137198884 gene encoding toll-like receptor 13 isoform X1: MIVDCCCCFLSLCLYQNNMPVMGSWTPLFLQSFLLLLLPFLLYFNPSLAYSLKNCTTEYSNNVTEVWVTCIQRELTAVPDDIPQNATSLDLSSNQIFNINRTHLRGLSKLRHLHIENNCISHVDDGAFADLAKLMELEMGSNNFSNLTDNMFLGLTKLVYLSVEKNYITYISPLSFQPLINLQRVILRYNCLYQMSDIVPILQLPNLDELSLDYNTFTFFESPDLPFNKSNIRTLWLIGNQLTKFSITRDIFPCLQSVHLTVETDFKWDVPDKTFLRNLTALDLFGVEISYEMYKVMLQSVESVQELSLSYLQTLPDKSLVDIACQTPALTSLDLSLNHFVSINNTFLQSCSQLTRLDLSFNSLEELSEFSLRSMKQLRCLDLHKNSLSKVPLAIRGFSMLEILDLSVNFISELGCSDFLNLTRLTELNLNKNRISILKGCVFQDLNDLKVLNIGENEVQLFVDPFHMNLQKLEFLNFHKNNLKQLRKDNFRNLSSLRSLDLESDTFYVAHEGAFDGLDNLQTLSVTPCLFDTMIFTGMQHLENLKLHLTSSYKTKSSHQQNEPHFSKLPYLKSLVIQNNDWHHISPDLLKGLKSLEHFAAEKFFTDSPHPDTFKYTPRLISLQITNSNVSHPKPELFRPIPGLKSLDLSKNKLRSLDFLAQVDLPALSWLKLRENELMVINETVFQSLPALTYLDLFGNPFTCNCSNAGFIQWVKSNNQTQVVNAYQYACSFPVAKRGSKLLDFDIQSCWMDINFFCFISFTCLVVLTLLTSFIYHFLRWQLVYSFYLFLAFLYDSRRRKKESPHCYDAFISYNVHDEAWVYREMLPVLEGEQGWRLCLHHRDFQPGKPIIENITDAIYSSRKTICVISQRYLQSEWCSREIQMASFRLFDEQKDVLILLFLEEIPANQLSPYYRMRKLVKRHTYLSWSQAGQHTGVFWQNVRRALETRDAPTENTNLLTGPAGCSY, encoded by the exons ATGATTGtagactgttgttgttgttttctatcACTTTGTCTTTATCAGAACAACATGCCAGTGATGGGAAGTTGGACTCCGTTGTTTCTACAGAGTTTCCTCCTCTTACTTCTGCCtttcttgctttattttaacCCCTCGCTGGCTTACTCATTGAAAAACTGCACTACTGAATATTCTAATAATGTGACTGAAGTTTGGGTCACATGCATTCAACGTGAACTGACTGCTGTTCCTGACGACATTCCCCAAAATGCAACATCTCTAGATCTCAGCTCCAATCAGATTTTTAATATCAACAGGACACATTTAAGAGGTTTATCAAAGCTCAGACATTTACACATTGAAAATAACTGCATTTCACATGTAGATGATGGCGCTTTTGCAGACTTGGCAAAGTTAATGGAGCTTGAAATGGGTTCAAACAACTTCTCAAACCTGACAGACAACATGTTTCTGGGGCTGACtaaattagtttatttgtctGTGGAGAAGAACTATATCACATACATCTCCCCGCTGTCCTTCCAGCCCCTGATCAACTTACAGAGAGTAATCCTGAGATATAACTGCCTATATCAAATGTCAGATATTGTGCCAATTTTACAATTACCAAACTTAGACGAACTGAGCCTTGATTATAACACGTTCACGTTTTTTGAGTCACCTGACTTGCCTTTTAACAAATCAAACATCAGGACACTGTGGTTAATTGGTAATCAACTGACAAAGTTCAGCATCACACGTGACATTTTCCCTTGTCTTCAGTCGGTCCATTTAACTGTCGAAACTGACTTTAAATGGGATGTACCTGACAAAACCTTTCTGAGGAACCTCACTGCTTTGGACTTGTTTGGGGTTGAAATTAGTTATGAGATGTATAAAGTGATGCTGCAGAGTGTTGAGTCAGTGCAAGAGCTGTCACTGAGCTACTTACAGACTTTGCCAGATAAAAGCCTGGTAGACATCGCCTGCCAAACCCCAGCTCTGACAAGTCTTGATCTGAGCTTAAATCACTTTGTCAGCATCAATAACACATTCTTGCAGTCTTGCTCTCAACTTACTAGGCTGGATTTATCATTTAATTCACTGGAAGAGCTGTCTGAGTTTTCACTGAGATCGATGAAACAGCTCAGATGTCTGGATTTACACAAAAACTCTCTCTCTAAAGTGCCGCTCGCCATCAGAGGTTTCTCCATGCTTGAAATCCTGGATCTGAGTGTCAATTTTATCAGTGAGTTAGGCTGCTCTGACTTTCTAAATTTGACAAGATTAACAGAACTCAATCTCAATAAGAATCGCATTTCAATACTCAAAGGATGTGTTTTTCAAGATTTGAACGATTTAAAAGTCCTAAATATTGGAGAAAATGAAGTTCAATTATTTGTTGATCCCTTCCACATGAATTTACAGAAACTAGAATTTTTGAATTTTCACAAGAATAATTTGAAGCAGCTCAGAAAGGACAACTTTAGGAATCTGTCTTCTCTCCGATCTTTAGATCTAGagtcagatacattttatgtTGCTCATGAGGGAGCTTTTGATGGTCTGGACAATCTTCAAACTCTTAGCGTTACACCATGTCTTTTTGATACAATGATTTTCACAGGAATGCAACACTTAGAAAATCTCAAACTACATCTCACGTCTTCCTATAAAACCAAGAGTTCTCATCAACAAAATGAACCACATTTTTCCAAATTACCTTACTTGAAGAGTCTTGTAATCCAAAATAATGACTGGCATCATATCTCGCCTGATTTGCTGAAGGGTCTGAAATCTTTAGAGCACTTTGCAGCAGAGAAATTCTTCACTGACTCACCTCATccagacacatttaaatacactCCTCGCCTGATAAGTCTTCAGATAACCAACAGTAACGTCTCACATCCAAAACCTGAACTGTTTCGGCCGATCCCAGGCCTGAAGTCTCTCGATCTGTCCAAAAACAAGCTCAGATCTTTGGATTTTCTGGCTCAGGTTGACCTGCCGGCTCTCAGCTGGTTGAAACTGAGAGAGAATGAGTTGATGGTGATCAATGAAACGGTCTTCCAGTCTCTGCCTGCACTAACATATCTGGACCTGTTTGGTAACCCTTTCACCTGTAACTGCTCTAACGCTGGCTTCATCCAATGGGTGAAGAGCAACAACCAGACACAAGTCGTTAACGCCTACCAGTATGCTTGTTCCTTTCCTGTGGCTAAACGAGGAAGCAAGCTGCTGGACTTTGACATCCAGTCCTGCTGGATGGACATTAACTTCTTCTGCTTCATTTCCTTCACTTGTCTGGTTGTGCTAACGCTCCTCACATCCTTCATCTACCACTTTCTGAGGtggcagctagtctacagcttcTACCTCTTCCTGGCCTTCCTCTAtgacagcaggaggaggaagaaggaatcTCCTCACTGCTACGACGCCTTCATCTCCTACAACGTTCATGATGAGGCCTGGGTTTACAGAGAGATGCTTCCAGTGCTGGAGGGAGAGCAGGGCTGGAGACTCTGTCTGCACCACAGAGACTTCCAACCAG GTAAGCCCATCATAGAGAACATTACAGACGCCATCTACAGCAGCAGGAAGACCATCTGTGTGATCAGCCAGCGCTACCTGCAGAGCGAGTGGTGCTCCAGAGAGATCCAGATGGCCAG CTTCCGTCTGTTTGACGAGCAGAAGGACGTGTTGATCCTGCTGTTTCTGGAGGAGATCCCGGCCAATCAGCTGTCTCCGTACTACCGTATGAGGAAGCTGGTGAAGAGACACACCTACCTGAGCTGGTCGCAGGCCGGCCAACACACGGGAGTCTTCTGGCAGAACGTACGGAGAGCTCTGGAGACGAGGGACGCTCCCACCGAGAACACCAACCTGCTGACCGGACCAGCAGGATGCTCCTACTGA
- the LOC137198908 gene encoding tripartite motif-containing protein 16-like produces the protein MAQKGVQLDQETFSCSICLDLLKDPVAIPCGHSYCMGCIKTFWDGEDQKKIYSCPQCRQTCTPRPVLVKNTMLAALVEQLKKTGLQAAPADHCYAGPEDVACDVCTGRKLKALKSCLQCLISYCENHLQPHYDVGPLKKHKLVDPSEKLQENICSRHDEVMKMFCRTDQQSICYLCSVDEHKGHDTVSAAAERTERQRELEVSRQNIQQRIQDREKDVKMLQQEMEAVSRSADKAVEDSEKIFTELIRLIQKRSSDVKQQIRSQQETEVSPVKELQEKLEQEITELKRKDAELKKLSYTEDHNQFLHNYPSLSQLTASTDSSSINIRPRRHFEDVTAAVSKLRDQLLDVLTEKRTNISLTGTEVEVLLPQPEPKTRAGFLKYSREITLDPNTANTKVLISDGNRKAERMKQHQLYFSHPDRFTGSCQVLSRESLTGRCYWEVKRGGGSVEVAVAYKNISKAGPESGFGRNYKSWSLDCNNDSYTFWFNNIKSPVFGPRSSKIGVYLDHTAGILSFYSVSKTMTLLYRVQTTFTQPLHAGLWLYEGEPAELCKLK, from the coding sequence ATGGCGCAGAAAGGAGTCCAGCTGGACCAAGAAACTTTCTcttgttcgatctgtctggatctactgaaggatccggtggctattccctgtggacacagctactgcatgggCTGTATTAAAACCTTCTGGGATGGAGAGGATCAGAagaagatctacagctgccctcagtgcagacagacctgcacaccgaggcctgtcctggtgaaaaacaccatgttagcagctttagtggagcagctgaagaagactggactccaagctgctcctgctgatcactgctatgctggacctgaagatgtggcctgtgatgtctgcactgggaggaagctgaaagccctcaagtcctgtctgcaGTGTCTGATCTCTTACTGTGAGAATCACCTCCAGCCTCATTATGATGTAGGtccattaaagaaacacaagctggtcgacccctcggagaagctccaggagaacatctgctctcgtcatgatgaggtgatgaagatgttctgccgtactgatcagcagagtatctgttatctctgctctgtggatgaacataaaggccacgacacagtctcagctgcagcagaaaggactgagaggcagagagagctcgaggtgagtcgacaaaacatccagcagagaatccaggacagagagaaagatgtgaagatgCTTCAGCAGGAGAtggaggccgtcagtcgctccgctgataaagcagtggaggacagtgagaagatcttcactgagctgatccgtctcatccagaaaagaagctctgatgtgaagcagcagatcagatcccagcaggaaactgaagtgagtccagtcaaagagcttcaggagaagctggagcaggagatcactgagctgaagaggaaagatgcTGAACTGAAGAAGCTTTCatacacagaggatcacaaccagtttctacacaactacccctcactgtcacaactcactgcatctacagactcatccagcatcaatatccgtcctcgGAGacactttgaggatgtgacagcagctgtgtcaaagctcagagatcaactactgGACGTCCTGACGGAGAAaaggacaaacatctcactgacagggACTGAAGTGGAGGTTTTACTGCCAcaaccagaacccaagaccagagctggattcttaaaatattcacgtgaaatcactctggatccaaacacagcaaacacaaaggTGTTAATATCTGatgggaacagaaaagcagaacgAATGAAACAACACCAGCTTTATTttagtcacccagacagattcactggaAGTtgtcaggtcctgagtagagagagtctgactggacgttgttactgggaggtgaagaggggagggggaagtGTTGAggtagcagtcgcatacaagaatatcagcaaaGCAGGACCTGAATCTGGATTTGGACGTAATTACAAATCTTGGTCTTTAGATTGTAACAATgacagttatacattttggttcaacaacatCAAATCTCCCGTCTTCGGTCCTCGTTCCTCCAAaataggagtgtacctggatcacacagcaggtattctgtccttctacagtgTCTCtaaaaccatgactctcctctaCAGAGttcagaccacattcactcagcctctccaTGCTGGACTTTGGCTTTATGAAGGAGAACCTgctgagttgtgtaaactcaaatag